In a genomic window of Virgibacillus sp. SK37:
- a CDS encoding stage 0 sporulation family protein, with protein sequence MIEVIGVRFKKAGKIYYFDPGEHAIELDSYVIVETVRGVEFGKVVLASKQVDEEDVVLPLKKVLRLADEKDKLTIVENQEHAKKAFDTCTQKITEHKLDMNLVEVEYTFDRNKIIFYFTADGRIDFRNLVKDLAAMFKTRIELRQIGVRDEAKMLGGIGPCGRMLCCSTFLGDFEPVSIKMAKDQNLSLNPAKISGLCGRLMCCLKYENDEYEEAKRVLPDIGQAIRTPLGKGKVVGLNILERLIQIEIPELERVIEYTMDELIEEGILAQATE encoded by the coding sequence TTGATAGAAGTGATTGGTGTCCGCTTTAAAAAAGCGGGTAAGATATATTATTTTGATCCAGGAGAGCATGCAATAGAACTGGACAGTTATGTTATTGTAGAAACAGTACGTGGCGTGGAATTCGGGAAAGTTGTCCTTGCCAGTAAGCAGGTTGATGAAGAAGATGTCGTACTTCCATTGAAGAAGGTACTACGCTTAGCAGATGAAAAAGACAAGCTTACTATCGTTGAAAATCAGGAACATGCAAAAAAGGCTTTTGATACATGTACCCAGAAGATCACCGAACATAAACTGGATATGAATCTAGTAGAAGTAGAATATACATTTGATCGGAATAAGATTATCTTTTATTTTACAGCAGATGGCCGGATTGATTTTCGTAATCTTGTTAAGGATTTGGCAGCGATGTTTAAAACACGGATTGAATTACGGCAAATAGGGGTCCGTGATGAGGCAAAAATGCTTGGAGGTATTGGCCCGTGCGGAAGGATGCTTTGTTGTTCCACATTTTTGGGAGATTTTGAACCAGTTTCCATTAAAATGGCAAAGGACCAGAATCTATCTCTAAATCCAGCGAAGATTTCCGGTTTATGTGGCCGATTAATGTGCTGCCTCAAGTATGAGAATGATGAGTATGAAGAAGCAAAACGTGTGTTACCAGATATTGGACAGGCTATTCGAACACCATTAGGTAAAGGAAAAGTAGTTGGTCTAAACATCCTAGAACGACTCATCCAAATCGAAATTCCAGAATTAGAACGAGTAATCGAATATACTATGGATGAACTAATAGAAGAAGGAATTCTAGCGCAAGCCACAGAATAA
- the yabA gene encoding DNA replication initiation control protein YabA, which yields MKNRQIFDQVSDMEKQIGELYEQLGDLKGRLSDLLEENHRLAMENHNLRNHLDHTSKEQEAKVKNKQKSKSFPGEGYDNLARLYEEGFHICNLEFGSPRRNEDCMFCLDFLNKTK from the coding sequence GTGAAAAACAGGCAAATTTTTGATCAGGTTTCTGATATGGAAAAGCAAATCGGTGAACTATATGAACAATTAGGTGATTTGAAAGGCAGATTAAGTGATTTGTTGGAGGAAAATCACCGATTGGCCATGGAGAACCATAATTTGCGAAACCACTTGGATCATACAAGTAAAGAACAAGAGGCAAAAGTTAAAAACAAACAAAAATCAAAGAGTTTCCCTGGAGAAGGCTATGATAATTTAGCCAGATTATATGAAGAAGGATTTCATATATGTAATCTCGAATTCGGTAGCCCAAGGCGAAATGAGGATTGTATGTTTTGCCTGGACTTTTTAAATAAAACGAAATAA
- a CDS encoding tRNA1(Val) (adenine(37)-N6)-methyltransferase produces MVQLYDDERLDYLLADESMKIIQSPSAFSFSLDAVLLAYFASIPRKKGSILDLCTGNGVIPLLLAGKTKAKITGVEIQQRIFHMAERNIDLNGLREQLQVLHGDLKEMHSVLGQSTFDVVTCNPPYFRTPSKTEHNQNEYLTIARHEVYCTLEDVVKACKLHVRPGGKVAMVHRPGRLVDIINLYRQYRLEPKRIQFVYPKRNREANMLLIEGIRDGKPDLKVLPPLYIYEDNGTYTKEAEDIIYDRT; encoded by the coding sequence ATGGTACAATTATATGATGATGAACGTTTGGATTATTTACTGGCAGATGAGAGTATGAAAATTATCCAAAGTCCTTCCGCATTTTCGTTTTCCCTTGATGCAGTCCTACTCGCTTATTTTGCATCTATACCAAGGAAAAAAGGAAGTATTTTAGATTTATGTACGGGAAATGGAGTCATTCCATTATTATTAGCCGGTAAAACAAAAGCAAAAATTACAGGTGTAGAGATCCAACAACGGATCTTCCACATGGCGGAACGGAATATAGATTTAAATGGGCTGAGAGAACAGCTACAAGTCCTTCACGGAGATTTAAAAGAAATGCATTCCGTTTTAGGACAGAGCACTTTTGATGTAGTGACATGCAATCCTCCCTATTTTCGGACACCTTCTAAAACAGAACATAATCAAAACGAATATTTAACGATTGCCAGACATGAGGTTTACTGCACCTTGGAAGATGTAGTTAAGGCATGTAAGCTGCATGTGCGCCCAGGTGGTAAAGTAGCAATGGTACATCGCCCGGGGAGACTGGTTGATATTATTAATCTTTACCGACAATATAGGCTGGAACCAAAACGAATTCAATTCGTTTACCCAAAGAGAAATAGGGAAGCAAATATGCTTTTAATTGAAGGCATCCGAGATGGGAAACCGGATCTAAAAGTTTTACCACCATTATATATTTATGAAGATAATGGAACTTATACAAAAGAGGCTGAGGATATTATTTATGACAGAACATGA
- a CDS encoding GIY-YIG nuclease family protein: MTEHEHTVYILKCSDGTLYTGYTNDMEHRLNMHEEGKGAKYTRGRGPFQVMYIEKFPTKQEAMQKEYQIKQLSRTEKFQLIRDRLKEVMEYENSKKL, from the coding sequence ATGACAGAACATGAACATACTGTATATATACTAAAATGTAGTGATGGCACATTGTATACTGGTTATACAAATGACATGGAGCATAGGTTAAATATGCATGAAGAAGGTAAAGGGGCAAAATATACAAGAGGGCGAGGCCCGTTTCAAGTAATGTACATTGAAAAGTTCCCCACCAAGCAAGAGGCTATGCAAAAGGAATATCAGATTAAACAATTGTCACGCACGGAAAAATTTCAATTGATTCGTGACAGGTTGAAAGAAGTGATGGAATATGAGAATTCAAAAAAGCTTTGA
- the rsmI gene encoding 16S rRNA (cytidine(1402)-2'-O)-methyltransferase has translation MRIQKSFENEASGTLYVVPTPIGNLEDITYRALQTLKNAHIIAAEDTRNTRKLLNHFEIKTQLISYHEHNKMSREDHLITRLERGEQVAIVSDAGMPAISDPGYELVKQAIEQELKVVVLPGANAALCALVGSGLPTGAFYFYGFLPRKKKDKMNELTRLAKLQATLLFYESPYRLKDTLKVMMEVLGNRQLVIARELTKRFEEYARGSIEELISWSENGELKGEFCLVVKGNDSEDEEPEQTAWWNDLSVMEHVSYYIDTKQLSSKQAIKQTAVDRNVPKREIYQTYHIEEE, from the coding sequence ATGAGAATTCAAAAAAGCTTTGAAAATGAAGCGTCGGGCACGCTTTATGTTGTACCTACTCCCATCGGTAATTTAGAAGACATTACTTACCGCGCCTTACAAACGCTGAAGAATGCACATATTATTGCGGCGGAGGATACGCGGAATACAAGAAAGCTACTGAATCATTTTGAAATTAAGACACAGTTAATTAGTTATCATGAGCATAATAAAATGAGTAGGGAAGATCATTTAATAACTAGGCTGGAAAGAGGCGAGCAGGTTGCCATTGTAAGTGATGCTGGTATGCCTGCAATATCGGACCCGGGTTATGAATTAGTAAAGCAGGCGATTGAACAGGAACTAAAAGTTGTTGTACTTCCTGGTGCGAATGCTGCTTTATGCGCTCTGGTTGGTTCCGGCCTCCCAACAGGTGCATTCTATTTCTACGGATTTTTACCTCGTAAAAAGAAAGACAAAATGAATGAGCTAACTCGATTGGCAAAGCTGCAAGCAACCTTATTATTTTATGAATCGCCCTATCGTTTAAAGGATACGTTAAAAGTAATGATGGAAGTGCTTGGAAACAGACAATTAGTTATTGCACGTGAGCTTACGAAGCGCTTTGAAGAATATGCTCGTGGTTCCATAGAAGAGCTAATCTCCTGGTCAGAGAATGGGGAATTGAAGGGAGAGTTTTGTTTAGTTGTAAAAGGTAATGACTCCGAAGATGAGGAACCAGAACAAACTGCATGGTGGAATGATTTATCTGTAATGGAACATGTAAGCTATTATATAGATACAAAGCAATTATCAAGTAAACAGGCAATTAAGCAAACAGCAGTCGACCGCAATGTACCAAAAAGGGAAATTTATCAGACGTATCATATAGAAGAGGAATAA
- a CDS encoding AbrB/MazE/SpoVT family DNA-binding domain-containing protein, whose protein sequence is MKSTGIVRKVDELGRVVIPIELRRTLDIHEKDAMEIYVDNDKIILKKYQSNMSCHLTGEVSEDNLSLANGKLIVSPESAKQLVDEIQSSLNKE, encoded by the coding sequence TTGAAATCTACAGGAATAGTACGTAAAGTTGATGAACTTGGTCGTGTGGTAATACCGATTGAACTGCGTCGTACACTGGATATCCATGAAAAAGACGCTATGGAAATTTATGTGGATAATGATAAAATCATCCTAAAAAAATACCAATCTAATATGAGTTGTCACCTTACTGGGGAAGTATCTGAAGATAATCTTTCTTTAGCAAATGGTAAACTTATAGTTAGCCCGGAAAGTGCTAAACAATTGGTTGACGAAATCCAATCCAGTCTCAACAAAGAATAA
- the metG gene encoding methionine--tRNA ligase: MEKNGKTFYITTPIYYPSGNLHIGHAYSTVAGDAIARYKRMRGYEVMYLTGTDEHGQKIQQKAEEKGMTPQEYVDDIVSGIQDLWKKLKISNDDFIRTTEERHKKVVAKIFDQLLKQGDIYLDQYEGWYCTSCESFFTERQLNEGHCPDCGGPVDKVKEESYFFKMSKYVDRLVQFYDEHPEFIQPESRKNEMLNNFIKPGLEDLAVSRTTFDWGIKVPGDPKHVIYVWIDALTNYITALGYGSEDESKYKKFWPADVHLMSKEIVRFHTIYWPIMLMALDLPLPKKVFAHGWILMKDGKMSKSKGNVVDPVKLTDRYGLDALRYYLLREVPFGSDGVFTPEGFVERTNYDLANDLGNLLNRTIAMIEKYFDGQIPAYKASETAVDEALEAFTKESVEKVEEAMENMQFSVALSSLWQMISRTNKYIDETEPWVLAKDESNKERLGNVMAHLAESLRKAAVMLQPFLTESPTEIFRQLNITEEALKEWDSLYTHGQIKAGTRVQKGEPIFPRLEVEKEVQVIKQMMQKPVQEEKKPVKEESGSKELIEFDDFMKVDMRVAEIIQADKVKKADKLLKLQLDVGTEKRQVVSGIAKYYEPEDIIGKKVICITNLKPVKLRGEMSEGMILCGEDETGGLVLTAVDETLPNGSVIK; the protein is encoded by the coding sequence ATGGAAAAAAACGGAAAGACATTTTATATAACTACTCCAATTTACTATCCAAGTGGCAATTTACACATTGGACATGCTTATTCAACAGTTGCAGGTGATGCAATTGCTCGTTATAAAAGAATGCGTGGATATGAAGTCATGTATCTGACAGGTACAGATGAACATGGTCAGAAGATCCAGCAAAAAGCAGAAGAAAAAGGCATGACACCACAGGAATATGTGGATGATATTGTTAGCGGCATCCAAGACCTATGGAAAAAATTAAAAATATCAAATGATGATTTTATTCGAACCACGGAAGAGAGACATAAAAAAGTCGTTGCAAAAATATTTGATCAGCTACTAAAACAAGGAGATATTTACCTTGACCAGTATGAAGGCTGGTATTGTACTTCATGTGAATCCTTTTTTACGGAACGGCAATTAAATGAAGGGCATTGTCCGGATTGTGGTGGCCCAGTAGATAAGGTAAAGGAAGAATCATACTTCTTTAAAATGAGTAAATATGTTGACCGCCTTGTGCAGTTTTATGACGAACATCCAGAATTTATTCAACCGGAAAGTCGTAAAAATGAGATGCTGAACAACTTCATTAAACCAGGCTTAGAGGATTTGGCAGTATCAAGAACTACATTTGATTGGGGAATAAAAGTACCAGGCGATCCAAAGCATGTCATTTATGTATGGATCGATGCTTTAACGAATTACATCACTGCATTAGGCTACGGTTCGGAGGATGAATCAAAGTATAAGAAATTTTGGCCTGCAGATGTTCATTTAATGAGTAAAGAAATTGTGCGCTTCCATACAATATACTGGCCAATCATGTTAATGGCATTGGATTTACCTCTGCCTAAAAAAGTATTTGCACACGGTTGGATTTTAATGAAAGACGGAAAGATGTCTAAATCAAAAGGAAATGTAGTGGATCCGGTAAAACTTACTGATCGCTACGGCCTGGATGCATTGCGTTATTACTTATTACGTGAAGTTCCGTTTGGATCTGATGGGGTATTTACGCCAGAGGGATTTGTAGAACGTACGAATTATGATTTGGCAAACGATCTTGGAAACCTGCTAAATCGTACAATTGCGATGATCGAGAAGTATTTTGATGGACAGATACCTGCATATAAGGCTTCTGAAACAGCGGTCGATGAAGCATTAGAAGCTTTTACAAAGGAATCTGTTGAAAAAGTAGAGGAAGCAATGGAAAATATGCAATTCTCTGTGGCCTTATCCTCCTTATGGCAAATGATTAGCCGGACCAATAAATATATTGATGAAACAGAACCATGGGTGCTGGCAAAAGATGAATCGAATAAGGAAAGACTTGGTAATGTAATGGCCCATTTAGCCGAGTCACTAAGGAAAGCGGCAGTTATGCTTCAGCCATTTTTAACGGAGTCACCTACTGAAATCTTTAGACAGTTAAATATTACAGAAGAAGCCTTGAAGGAATGGGATAGCCTCTATACACACGGACAAATTAAAGCAGGCACTCGCGTTCAAAAAGGTGAACCGATCTTCCCGAGGTTAGAAGTTGAGAAAGAAGTACAAGTAATTAAGCAAATGATGCAAAAACCAGTACAGGAAGAGAAAAAGCCTGTGAAGGAAGAAAGCGGGAGCAAAGAACTTATCGAGTTTGATGACTTTATGAAAGTAGATATGCGTGTTGCTGAAATTATTCAGGCAGATAAAGTTAAAAAAGCAGATAAGCTATTAAAGCTACAGCTGGATGTAGGAACGGAAAAACGCCAAGTGGTTTCCGGTATTGCTAAATATTATGAGCCTGAGGATATAATCGGCAAAAAGGTAATCTGTATTACAAATCTAAAACCAGTTAAATTGCGTGGTGAAATGTCAGAAGGAATGATCCTCTGTGGAGAAGACGAAACTGGAGGGTTAGTTTTGACAGCAGTTGATGAAACCTTACCAAATGGATCTGTAATAAAATAG
- a CDS encoding TatD family hydrolase, with product MLFDTHVHLNARQFEEDREDTIQRAFDAGVQHMVVVGFDRETIPLAIEIAEEYDTIYAAVGWHPVDAIDMTEEDLQWIEELSSHPKVVAIGEMGLDYHWDKSPANIQKDVFRKQIQLAKKVNMPIIIHNREATEDIIKILQEENAKEVGGIMHCYNDSVDYVQNCLDMNFYISLGGPVTFKNAPLPKEVAAQVPLDRLLIETDAPFLAPHPNRGKRNEPAYVKLVADKIAEIRGISLEEVGKITTENARNLFKITS from the coding sequence ATGCTATTTGATACACATGTTCATTTAAATGCAAGGCAATTTGAAGAAGACCGGGAAGATACGATTCAGCGAGCATTTGATGCAGGGGTACAGCACATGGTTGTTGTTGGTTTTGACAGAGAGACGATACCTTTGGCTATTGAAATAGCGGAGGAGTATGACACCATATATGCAGCTGTAGGCTGGCATCCAGTAGATGCAATTGACATGACGGAAGAAGACTTACAATGGATTGAAGAATTATCCTCTCATCCTAAGGTAGTAGCTATTGGGGAAATGGGATTGGATTATCATTGGGATAAATCACCTGCCAATATTCAAAAGGATGTATTCCGTAAGCAAATTCAATTAGCAAAGAAAGTGAATATGCCAATCATTATTCATAACCGGGAAGCTACGGAGGATATAATAAAAATACTGCAAGAGGAAAATGCAAAAGAAGTTGGAGGCATCATGCATTGCTATAATGACTCCGTTGATTATGTGCAAAACTGTTTGGATATGAACTTCTACATTTCATTAGGTGGGCCAGTAACATTTAAAAATGCTCCACTACCAAAGGAAGTTGCAGCACAGGTACCGTTAGATCGGTTGTTAATAGAAACAGATGCCCCATTCTTAGCACCACATCCAAATCGGGGAAAGAGAAATGAGCCAGCTTATGTAAAGCTAGTCGCAGATAAAATTGCCGAAATTAGGGGGATATCTCTCGAGGAAGTTGGTAAAATTACGACAGAAAATGCAAGGAACCTTTTTAAAATCACTTCATAA
- a CDS encoding G5 and 3D domain-containing protein, translated as MRIFSKLMPASKMKLVISSIGVLALVVFSGFVLFEASKAEVIVIDNGEKQTVKTHADTVKGLLAEAGISVGKHDELSHEQDTPIEAGMEIDYKTANKVIISIDGEEKEYYTTRSTIEEFLAENNLEFTNHDAISHKSSEAIQDGLHINVKKAYQITIKDGKEDKKAWTTGGAVKDLLAEANIEYDDDDKIEPGLDKQVDKDTTIKVIDVEKVTDEITESIAFETEKKNDSSLSKGKEKVISQGENGAVVKKYEVIKENGKEVKRELIEKKVTKESKKHIVAIGTKAPQPKQEAKEKTNVVTLSSEKPKSSEKSKSEPSKKKSGGKVFTMSASAYTASCSGCSGYTTTGINLNANPNKKVIAVDPSIIPLGSRVWVEGYGEAIAGDTGGHIVGNRIDIHVPTKSAAYSWGRRTVQVKILD; from the coding sequence ATGCGAATCTTTTCAAAGCTAATGCCGGCGTCTAAAATGAAGCTGGTAATTTCAAGTATTGGTGTTTTGGCACTTGTCGTTTTTTCAGGTTTCGTACTATTTGAAGCATCGAAGGCAGAAGTAATAGTAATAGATAACGGAGAAAAGCAAACAGTAAAAACACATGCGGATACAGTAAAAGGGTTACTGGCAGAGGCTGGAATAAGTGTAGGAAAACATGATGAATTATCACATGAACAGGATACACCTATTGAAGCCGGTATGGAAATCGATTATAAGACAGCAAACAAGGTTATTATAAGCATTGATGGAGAAGAAAAGGAATATTACACCACAAGATCTACTATTGAAGAATTCCTCGCAGAGAATAATCTTGAATTTACAAATCATGATGCAATCTCACATAAAAGCAGTGAAGCAATTCAAGATGGACTACATATTAATGTGAAAAAAGCCTACCAAATTACAATCAAAGATGGAAAAGAAGACAAAAAAGCCTGGACTACAGGTGGGGCGGTAAAGGACCTGCTGGCAGAAGCAAACATAGAGTATGATGATGATGATAAAATTGAACCAGGTCTTGATAAACAAGTAGATAAAGATACAACTATCAAGGTTATTGACGTAGAGAAAGTAACCGATGAGATAACAGAGTCAATTGCTTTTGAAACAGAGAAAAAGAATGACAGCTCTTTGTCCAAGGGTAAGGAAAAAGTTATTTCTCAAGGGGAGAATGGTGCGGTAGTTAAGAAATACGAAGTGATTAAGGAAAACGGCAAAGAAGTAAAACGTGAATTAATTGAGAAAAAGGTAACAAAAGAGAGCAAAAAGCATATTGTAGCGATCGGTACAAAAGCACCTCAGCCTAAACAAGAGGCAAAAGAAAAGACAAATGTAGTTACTTTATCGAGTGAAAAACCTAAGTCTAGTGAGAAGTCTAAGTCTGAGCCATCTAAGAAAAAATCTGGTGGAAAAGTGTTCACAATGAGTGCAAGCGCCTATACAGCAAGCTGTTCTGGTTGTTCGGGTTATACAACTACAGGGATTAATTTAAATGCCAATCCAAACAAGAAAGTAATTGCTGTAGACCCAAGTATTATTCCGTTAGGTTCCCGAGTATGGGTAGAGGGATATGGAGAGGCAATTGCTGGTGATACCGGTGGGCACATTGTAGGAAATCGTATTGATATTCATGTACCAACGAAAAGCGCTGCCTACAGCTGGGGAAGAAGAACAGTACAAGTAAAGATTCTTGATTAA
- the rnmV gene encoding ribonuclease M5 — protein MKIKEVIVVEGRDDTTRIQQAVHADTIETNGSAINKEIIKRIKHAKDKRGIIIFTDPDYPGERIRHIIDQAVPGCKHAFLTQDNARAKHPRNKSLGIEHATNDAIQNALLGVYELAEEKTSEITKEDLVYYGLLGGNKASKRRKRIGELLHIGHTNGKQLLKRLTMFEITKQQFEQAINQIQQEEIEDV, from the coding sequence TTGAAGATAAAAGAAGTAATTGTTGTGGAAGGAAGAGATGATACAACAAGAATCCAACAGGCTGTTCATGCTGATACGATTGAAACAAATGGATCAGCTATTAACAAAGAAATTATAAAAAGGATTAAGCATGCAAAAGATAAAAGAGGTATTATTATCTTTACAGATCCGGATTATCCTGGTGAACGTATTCGCCATATTATTGATCAAGCAGTTCCAGGATGCAAGCATGCTTTTCTGACACAAGATAATGCACGAGCAAAGCATCCAAGAAATAAAAGCCTTGGTATCGAACATGCAACCAATGATGCAATTCAAAATGCCTTGCTTGGCGTTTATGAGTTGGCGGAAGAAAAAACGAGTGAAATAACAAAAGAAGACCTTGTTTATTATGGCCTACTTGGCGGAAATAAAGCGAGTAAGCGTAGAAAAAGAATTGGAGAGCTGCTTCATATTGGGCACACAAATGGAAAACAACTACTTAAGCGGCTTACCATGTTTGAAATAACAAAGCAACAGTTCGAACAAGCTATAAATCAGATACAGCAGGAGGAAATTGAGGATGTCTAA
- the rsmA gene encoding 16S rRNA (adenine(1518)-N(6)/adenine(1519)-N(6))-dimethyltransferase RsmA, which produces MSKKFIATPSRTKEILSTYSFHFKKSLGQNFLVDANILENILKQAGIDKEAGAIEIGPGIGALTEQLAIHAEKVLAFEIDQRLLPILNSTLSDYNNVKIIHQDILKADVRSAIEEYFHHGQPVHLVANLPYYITTPILMKLLMEKLPVASFTVMIQKEVAERMAAQPNSKSYGSLTIAIQYYTNAKVVMNVPKQVFMPQPNVDSAILRLVTREEPPVEVDDEDFFFTLVQACFAQRRKTLRNNLLSHFKQEYDKEKIFALLEEVAIDGGRRGESLSMEEFARMANAFYRNRK; this is translated from the coding sequence ATGTCTAAAAAGTTTATCGCTACCCCTTCTCGTACAAAAGAAATCCTATCTACCTATTCTTTTCACTTTAAAAAAAGCTTGGGACAGAATTTCCTTGTAGATGCTAATATTCTGGAAAACATTTTGAAACAAGCAGGGATTGATAAGGAAGCCGGAGCAATAGAAATCGGTCCAGGTATTGGGGCATTAACAGAGCAGTTAGCCATACATGCTGAAAAGGTGCTTGCATTTGAAATTGATCAGCGTTTATTACCTATTTTAAATAGCACCCTAAGTGATTATAATAATGTGAAAATTATTCATCAAGATATTCTTAAAGCAGACGTAAGGAGCGCGATAGAAGAATACTTTCATCACGGTCAGCCTGTGCATCTTGTAGCAAATTTACCATACTATATAACAACTCCAATCCTCATGAAGCTACTTATGGAAAAACTCCCTGTGGCAAGTTTTACAGTTATGATCCAAAAAGAAGTTGCAGAGCGAATGGCTGCACAGCCAAATAGTAAAAGTTATGGGTCCTTAACAATTGCTATTCAATACTATACAAACGCAAAAGTAGTTATGAATGTGCCAAAACAAGTATTTATGCCACAGCCAAACGTTGATTCCGCAATTCTGCGTTTAGTCACTAGAGAAGAACCACCAGTAGAGGTGGATGATGAAGATTTCTTTTTCACTCTTGTTCAAGCTTGTTTTGCGCAAAGAAGAAAGACATTAAGAAATAATTTATTAAGTCATTTTAAACAGGAATATGATAAAGAGAAAATCTTCGCCCTTCTTGAAGAAGTTGCGATCGATGGTGGAAGAAGAGGAGAGTCCCTCAGCATGGAGGAATTTGCTCGGATGGCAAATGCGTTTTATCGGAATAGAAAATAG
- the yabG gene encoding sporulation peptidase YabG, whose translation MSFSKGELVTRISYKHDLLFRVASIHQEKVKLYGEDFRLEADAPAKDLIKVEGRELEKRRKKEMEKEEFSYRLFRQDYKLMKEKRDYQSTDGYKYEESYFQLPAKVLHLDGDQTYLKKCIELYQRMGLHIHGVHIHEKDMPHQIGDLVKKIQPDIIVITGHDSYSQNKGAKRDLHAYRHSKYFTEAVREARDINPNMDQLVIFAGACQSHFESLIRAGANFASSPLRVNIHALDPVYVAARIAYTPFMEKVNVWETLRNTLTGTKGMGGVETRGILRTGLPYIDDNLEDY comes from the coding sequence ATGAGCTTTTCAAAAGGAGAATTAGTAACACGTATATCATATAAGCATGATCTTTTATTTCGTGTTGCTTCGATACACCAGGAGAAGGTGAAATTATACGGAGAAGATTTCCGCCTGGAAGCCGATGCACCAGCAAAGGATTTAATTAAGGTCGAAGGAAGAGAGCTTGAAAAAAGACGAAAAAAAGAAATGGAAAAGGAAGAGTTCTCATACCGGTTGTTTCGCCAGGATTATAAGCTAATGAAGGAAAAACGTGACTACCAATCAACAGATGGTTATAAATACGAGGAAAGCTATTTTCAGCTACCTGCAAAGGTGCTTCACTTGGATGGGGACCAAACGTATTTAAAAAAGTGTATTGAGCTGTACCAACGCATGGGGTTGCATATACATGGTGTTCACATACATGAAAAGGATATGCCACATCAAATTGGGGATCTAGTGAAAAAAATACAACCAGATATAATTGTCATTACAGGACATGATTCCTATTCGCAGAACAAAGGGGCAAAACGCGATCTCCATGCATATAGGCATTCCAAGTACTTTACGGAAGCTGTAAGAGAAGCCAGAGATATAAATCCAAATATGGATCAGTTGGTTATTTTTGCGGGGGCCTGCCAATCACACTTTGAATCCCTTATTCGAGCAGGTGCCAACTTTGCCAGCTCACCATTACGGGTGAATATTCATGCCTTGGATCCAGTATATGTAGCAGCAAGAATAGCCTATACACCATTTATGGAGAAGGTCAATGTATGGGAAACCTTGCGTAACACATTAACTGGAACAAAAGGAATGGGAGGAGTGGAAACAAGAGGGATCCTTCGAACCGGACTTCCATATATAGACGACAATCTTGAAGATTATTAA
- the veg gene encoding biofilm formation stimulator Veg: MAKTLFEIKQGLEGHVGKRLTLKANGGRRKTIERSGVLAETYPSVFIVELDQEENAFERVSYSYADVLTETVELSFLDERTIATILEQ, translated from the coding sequence TTGGCTAAAACATTATTCGAAATTAAGCAAGGTCTTGAAGGTCACGTTGGAAAACGTTTAACACTTAAAGCGAACGGTGGTCGCAGAAAGACGATCGAGCGATCGGGTGTACTTGCTGAAACCTACCCTTCCGTATTTATTGTTGAACTGGACCAAGAAGAAAATGCATTCGAGCGTGTGTCATACAGCTACGCAGATGTTCTAACAGAAACCGTAGAGTTAAGTTTTTTAGATGAAAGAACAATAGCAACAATCCTTGAGCAGTGA
- a CDS encoding small, acid-soluble spore protein, alpha/beta type, producing the protein MARRRGIMSDHLKEEIAKELGFYDTVQQEGWGGIRARDAGNMVKRAIEMAEQNMQQKGKSE; encoded by the coding sequence ATGGCTAGACGAAGAGGGATTATGTCAGACCACTTGAAAGAAGAAATTGCTAAAGAGTTAGGATTTTACGACACGGTACAGCAGGAAGGTTGGGGAGGCATTAGGGCAAGGGATGCCGGTAACATGGTAAAGAGGGCTATTGAAATGGCTGAGCAAAATATGCAGCAGAAGGGCAAATCCGAATAG